One window of Methylococcus sp. EFPC2 genomic DNA carries:
- a CDS encoding transposase → MEYRRLYQPGSRYFFTVVTEGRRPLLVDHIERLRDAFRLGISRYPFEVEAIVVLPDHLHTVWRLPEEDSDFSRRWMAIKRKFSAGLAAGVVNASKASKREKGVWQRRYWEHCIRDEDDWRRHMDYIHYNPVKHGYVSAPKDWPYSSFSRAVARGWYSSDWAAPVEILDATDCE, encoded by the coding sequence ATGGAATACCGGCGCTTGTATCAACCGGGCTCGCGGTATTTCTTCACGGTGGTAACCGAGGGACGACGCCCTTTGCTCGTTGACCATATCGAACGCTTGCGGGATGCATTCCGACTGGGTATTTCGCGTTATCCGTTCGAAGTCGAAGCCATCGTCGTCCTTCCCGATCACCTACACACAGTTTGGCGGCTGCCTGAGGAAGACTCCGATTTCTCCCGACGTTGGATGGCGATCAAACGGAAGTTTTCCGCGGGTTTGGCTGCGGGTGTCGTCAACGCCTCCAAGGCATCGAAACGCGAGAAAGGCGTGTGGCAACGGCGCTATTGGGAACACTGTATTCGTGACGAGGACGACTGGCGGAGACATATGGATTACATCCATTACAACCCGGTTAAGCATGGGTATGTCTCCGCGCCGAAAGACTGGCCGTATAGCTCGTTTTCGCGCGCGGTTGCCCGAGGTTGGTATTCCTCCGACTGGGCGGCGCCCGTCGAAATATTGGATGCGACGGATTGTGAATGA
- a CDS encoding VPLPA-CTERM sorting domain-containing protein, which translates to MMKSAFAFKTLSAAALALMAGSAAAHVGYGTALYDQATDTYAPAGSAGFDPTVTSNAGWIAGQANNGVNRTAFVDTLADTHNTRARWFSLTQESLVSFTITGTANANGASILNPGFSLYRGTTPISSSHDGAGDQNDLSADVIAAQNGNAAFQAYLAARAPFAVWSPFYDANDEIAAAGGGAPDAGGPNWGVFNGSDDFTLANNAGQLNTWDYISSAGDGHGDDALDNQISFSGTLGPGVYAIFIGGSSLSELGALFTEVQQGTPNGNFSNAAEVNGTNYGAAYAALRQARNAHIDFAVAAAAPVPVPAAVWLFGSALAGMGVISRRKSAA; encoded by the coding sequence ATGATGAAATCCGCTTTTGCATTCAAAACGCTTTCCGCCGCCGCCCTCGCGCTGATGGCCGGCTCCGCCGCCGCTCACGTGGGATACGGCACCGCGCTGTACGACCAGGCTACCGACACCTATGCGCCCGCCGGTTCGGCCGGATTCGATCCAACCGTCACCAGCAATGCCGGCTGGATCGCTGGCCAGGCCAATAATGGCGTCAACCGTACCGCTTTCGTCGATACCCTGGCCGACACGCACAACACCCGTGCCCGTTGGTTCAGCCTGACGCAGGAGTCCCTGGTCAGCTTCACCATCACCGGCACGGCCAATGCCAATGGCGCGTCCATACTCAACCCCGGCTTCTCCCTTTACAGAGGCACGACGCCGATCTCTTCGTCCCATGATGGCGCCGGCGACCAAAACGACTTGTCCGCGGATGTGATTGCCGCGCAAAACGGAAATGCGGCCTTCCAGGCTTATCTCGCCGCTCGGGCGCCGTTTGCCGTATGGTCCCCGTTCTACGATGCCAATGACGAAATCGCCGCCGCCGGCGGCGGCGCGCCGGATGCGGGCGGGCCGAATTGGGGCGTGTTCAACGGCAGCGACGATTTCACGCTGGCCAACAATGCCGGTCAACTCAATACATGGGATTACATCTCTTCCGCCGGCGACGGTCATGGCGACGACGCCCTGGACAACCAGATTTCCTTTTCGGGCACCTTGGGACCGGGAGTCTACGCAATCTTCATCGGCGGCAGCAGCCTGAGCGAACTGGGCGCATTGTTCACCGAAGTGCAGCAAGGAACGCCCAACGGCAACTTCAGTAATGCCGCCGAGGTTAACGGCACCAACTACGGCGCCGCTTATGCCGCGCTTCGCCAGGCTCGCAACGCTCACATCGACTTCGCCGTAGCGGCCGCCGCTCCTGTGCCGGTACCCGCCGCCGTCTGGCTGTTCGGCTCCGCCCTGGCCGGTATGGGTGTGATCAGCCGCCGCAAATCGGCTGCCTGA
- a CDS encoding FAD:protein FMN transferase, translated as MGCPCEIQLYADDPAPASHAAEIAMADVGRLEAKYSRYREESLLSAINRVAASGGAIEVDAETAGLLNYADTCYRQSEGLFDITSGILRRAWRFDSGQLPDQALIARLLVGVGWDKVNWRAPVLEFPQAGMELDFGGIVKEYAVDRAAALCTQSGIGHGVVNLGGDVKLIGGRPDGRPWRVGIAHPRKAGDTLLTLSVEQGAVASSGDYERCVIVDGIRYGHILNPKTGWPVGHLAAVSVLAEHCVVAGSASTIALLKEAEGPAWLESLGLPHLWMDVEGRLGGSAGLINQVAGG; from the coding sequence ATGGGCTGTCCCTGCGAGATCCAGCTCTACGCCGACGATCCCGCACCGGCCAGCCACGCCGCCGAGATCGCGATGGCCGATGTGGGGCGGCTCGAAGCCAAATATTCGCGTTACCGCGAGGAAAGTTTGCTTTCCGCCATCAACCGGGTGGCCGCCAGCGGCGGAGCCATCGAAGTCGACGCCGAAACGGCGGGTTTGCTGAACTACGCCGACACCTGCTACCGGCAGAGCGAGGGTTTGTTCGACATCACTTCCGGTATTTTGCGGCGCGCCTGGCGTTTCGATAGTGGACAACTGCCGGACCAGGCTCTGATCGCCCGGTTGCTGGTCGGCGTGGGCTGGGACAAGGTGAATTGGCGCGCGCCGGTATTGGAGTTCCCCCAGGCCGGCATGGAGCTGGATTTCGGCGGCATCGTCAAGGAGTACGCGGTGGATCGCGCCGCGGCGCTGTGTACTCAATCCGGCATCGGGCATGGCGTCGTCAATCTGGGGGGGGATGTCAAGTTGATAGGCGGCCGCCCCGACGGCCGTCCCTGGCGGGTGGGCATCGCTCATCCGAGGAAGGCCGGCGACACCCTGTTAACGCTCTCGGTAGAACAAGGCGCGGTCGCCAGCAGCGGCGACTACGAGCGCTGCGTGATCGTGGACGGCATCCGTTACGGTCATATTCTCAATCCGAAAACCGGCTGGCCGGTCGGCCACTTGGCGGCGGTCAGCGTGCTGGCCGAGCACTGCGTCGTGGCCGGTAGCGCCTCTACCATAGCGCTGCTCAAAGAGGCGGAAGGACCCGCCTGGCTGGAGTCATTGGGACTGCCGCATTTGTGGATGGATGTCGAGGGACGCTTGGGCGGGTCGGCAGGCTTGATCAACCAGGTGGCGGGTGGCTGA
- a CDS encoding DUF3570 domain-containing protein, producing MAAIKREKSAALAALTTAALGLPGMDAEAAVPVTQATGNVQYGYYQESDDRMKVEVYHGDFTLPVTDRLEFTFNVDRDTYSGATPAFSIPQTMTEQVRIKGAEEKRIDVISAASGGVTAQGLTTLGDLNSFKDVIPGLRGATNASDSYIDQTKASIEAQKQQEIAKYLAENPRPDFPATVSGAQTMTFGTRNADPMGNAVYGKANLNTGSGCDDPGTGGPAEACYAQGEFLMGTIRDPFNPNGHIHRYGNENINNIAQYHNDSAGIYIRALTGAAFNLKSLDFNSVSTPEEGSPGAFWEILGFNTAVNPNLYNGDGTNYLTRVAYQTVANNQSGLLTLNSLFQNVNAVWVHYQGFVRDALNNPVTKEYDFEARIDNINLDSAVFPDATPEQLAWLAAYNNFTKNLDSTYSAALSAVLAQAIPQAKEIYKQAVIKTYDNFLNRLVPPKTKTVQRFQTQPVETRTMPVFGAKYYFDNATLGFSGGQSNEPDFHSSFGSVNYSHELNNKLTTLTAGYGYTGNVITRSGAGHGSGHGEHSHDNPAIYPELKQNSDFHTFNLGLSQVMTKNTLLQLSANYTRQQGYLSNPYKFVYVRGEITPEEYYLLSEATAPGQINWNDITKLEVVGLELFREVRPDLRNQFSFSTRLNQYIQPLNAALHADYRFFIDDWGIDSHTLQLQWIQKLPWGLTATPSLRYYSQSKADFFAPYFLAPREDGHYSSDFRLSGYGALSGGLTLSKQFNRGIRLDLGVEYYTHQGDLKLGGGGESDYADFSYWMTNARLNIDLSAPGQMFGEGADDELHHHHHHGIHAPAGLMYAHMLDKAGDIMVGYRYMYGNQTGDMRHGDSRASDARVRGAACGSSLCSERPTEMSMQMHMLDLMYAPTDWLNLMLMPQLVDMKMKLEPLAGATGESEHGGGHETHGLGDTLMAAMVKVLDLSGHHFVHVGVGVSAPTGDVDATLDGREGGELQDYGMQLGSGTWDFKPSLTYLGHAGDWSWGAQVNATKRLDKRNNSGYVLGDQVQANAWGSYNFTPWLTASVRGVYTEQGKIRGELNRDHSHSAPVDFPSNYGGKFWDVGFGLNLAVPSGAFAGHQLSVEWLQPVADKFNGYQLEREGSLYANWNYAF from the coding sequence GTGGCTGCAATTAAGCGCGAGAAAAGCGCGGCGCTGGCCGCGCTGACCACGGCCGCGCTGGGCTTGCCGGGCATGGATGCCGAGGCGGCGGTGCCGGTCACGCAAGCCACGGGCAATGTCCAGTACGGCTATTACCAGGAAAGCGACGACCGCATGAAGGTGGAGGTCTATCACGGCGATTTCACCTTGCCCGTGACCGACCGCCTGGAATTCACCTTCAACGTCGACCGCGACACCTACAGCGGTGCGACGCCCGCGTTCAGCATTCCGCAGACCATGACCGAACAGGTCAGAATTAAGGGCGCGGAGGAAAAACGTATCGATGTGATTTCCGCTGCTTCGGGCGGAGTTACTGCCCAGGGATTGACGACCCTGGGTGACCTTAACAGTTTTAAGGATGTTATTCCGGGTCTCAGGGGAGCGACCAATGCGAGCGATAGCTACATAGATCAAACCAAAGCCAGCATCGAAGCCCAGAAACAGCAGGAAATCGCCAAATATTTGGCGGAAAATCCACGGCCGGATTTTCCGGCCACCGTATCGGGAGCTCAAACGATGACTTTCGGTACTCGTAACGCTGATCCTATGGGTAATGCCGTGTACGGAAAAGCCAATCTGAATACGGGCTCCGGCTGCGATGATCCCGGCACAGGTGGGCCCGCGGAGGCTTGTTACGCTCAGGGCGAGTTTCTAATGGGCACCATACGTGATCCTTTTAATCCCAATGGACATATCCACCGATATGGCAATGAGAATATAAATAATATCGCGCAATATCATAACGACTCTGCCGGAATCTATATACGCGCATTGACTGGCGCGGCGTTCAACTTGAAGAGTCTGGATTTCAATTCCGTGAGTACTCCCGAGGAAGGGAGCCCCGGTGCTTTTTGGGAAATCCTGGGCTTCAATACTGCAGTCAATCCGAACCTTTATAATGGCGATGGAACCAATTATTTAACCCGCGTAGCCTATCAGACGGTTGCCAATAATCAGTCGGGTCTTCTGACGCTAAATAGCTTGTTCCAGAACGTCAATGCCGTGTGGGTTCATTATCAGGGGTTTGTAAGGGACGCGTTAAATAATCCTGTAACCAAAGAGTATGACTTTGAGGCCAGGATCGATAATATCAATCTGGATAGTGCCGTATTCCCGGATGCCACGCCCGAACAGCTCGCTTGGTTGGCGGCATATAACAATTTCACAAAGAATCTGGATAGTACTTACAGTGCGGCACTCAGTGCGGTGCTCGCACAAGCCATACCCCAGGCGAAAGAAATTTACAAGCAGGCGGTTATCAAGACCTACGACAATTTTCTCAACCGCCTGGTACCGCCCAAGACAAAAACCGTGCAGCGCTTCCAGACCCAGCCGGTAGAAACCCGCACCATGCCGGTGTTCGGCGCGAAATACTATTTCGACAATGCGACGTTAGGATTCTCCGGCGGACAATCGAACGAGCCGGATTTCCACTCCAGCTTCGGTTCGGTCAATTATTCCCATGAGCTCAATAACAAACTCACGACGCTTACGGCGGGTTATGGCTATACCGGCAATGTCATTACCCGCAGCGGAGCGGGCCACGGAAGCGGACATGGGGAACACAGTCATGACAATCCGGCCATCTATCCCGAATTGAAGCAAAACAGCGATTTTCATACTTTCAACCTGGGCTTGTCCCAAGTTATGACCAAGAACACGCTGCTGCAATTGTCCGCCAACTATACCCGGCAGCAGGGCTATCTGAGCAACCCCTACAAGTTCGTTTACGTGCGTGGGGAAATCACGCCCGAAGAGTACTATTTACTTTCGGAAGCGACCGCTCCGGGTCAGATCAACTGGAACGACATCACCAAGCTCGAAGTCGTCGGCCTCGAGTTATTCCGCGAGGTTCGGCCGGATTTACGCAACCAGTTTTCCTTCTCGACCCGCCTCAATCAATATATCCAGCCGCTCAATGCCGCCTTGCATGCGGATTACCGCTTTTTCATCGACGACTGGGGCATAGACTCTCATACCCTGCAGTTGCAGTGGATACAGAAACTGCCCTGGGGACTGACCGCAACGCCCAGCCTGCGTTATTACTCGCAGTCTAAGGCCGACTTCTTCGCCCCCTATTTTCTTGCTCCGCGTGAGGACGGCCATTATTCCAGCGACTTCCGGCTGTCCGGTTATGGCGCCTTGAGCGGTGGGCTGACCTTGTCCAAGCAGTTCAACCGGGGCATACGCCTCGATTTGGGCGTGGAGTATTACACCCACCAGGGCGACTTGAAGCTCGGCGGAGGCGGTGAGAGCGATTACGCCGATTTCAGCTACTGGATGACGAACGCCCGGCTGAACATCGATTTGTCCGCGCCGGGTCAGATGTTCGGCGAGGGCGCGGACGACGAGCTACATCATCACCATCACCACGGCATCCATGCCCCGGCCGGCCTGATGTATGCGCATATGCTGGACAAGGCCGGCGACATCATGGTCGGCTACCGTTACATGTACGGCAACCAAACCGGCGATATGCGGCACGGAGACTCGCGGGCGAGCGATGCCCGGGTGCGCGGCGCGGCGTGCGGTTCGTCGCTTTGCAGCGAGCGGCCGACCGAGATGAGCATGCAAATGCACATGCTCGACCTGATGTACGCGCCGACCGACTGGCTGAATCTCATGCTGATGCCGCAGCTCGTCGACATGAAGATGAAACTGGAGCCTTTGGCCGGCGCGACCGGGGAAAGCGAACACGGCGGCGGGCACGAGACGCACGGTCTGGGCGACACGCTCATGGCGGCCATGGTCAAGGTGCTCGATCTGTCGGGCCATCATTTCGTGCACGTGGGGGTGGGCGTGAGCGCGCCCACGGGCGACGTGGACGCCACCCTGGATGGCAGGGAGGGCGGCGAACTGCAGGACTACGGCATGCAGCTGGGCAGCGGCACCTGGGATTTCAAGCCCAGCCTCACCTATCTCGGCCATGCCGGCGACTGGTCCTGGGGGGCGCAGGTGAATGCCACCAAGCGCCTGGACAAGCGGAACAACAGCGGGTACGTCCTGGGCGATCAAGTCCAGGCCAATGCCTGGGGCAGCTACAACTTTACGCCCTGGCTCACGGCCTCGGTGCGCGGCGTTTACACCGAGCAGGGCAAGATCCGCGGGGAACTCAATCGCGATCACTCGCACAGCGCACCGGTGGATTTTCCGAGCAACTACGGCGGCAAGTTCTGGGATGTAGGTTTCGGCCTCAATCTCGCGGTGCCGAGCGGGGCGTTCGCCGGGCATCAACTCAGCGTGGAATGGCTGCAGCCCGTCGCCGACAAGTTCAACGGCTACCAGCTTGAACGCGAGGGTTCGCTGTACGCCAATTGGAACTACGCGTTTTGA